The following proteins are encoded in a genomic region of Sebastes fasciatus isolate fSebFas1 chromosome 12, fSebFas1.pri, whole genome shotgun sequence:
- the LOC141779823 gene encoding uncharacterized protein LOC141779823 codes for MTELRSWYFHQESRSVQSDDLTQKIQDEFHRITTVHLESKCMSKLDEYTPRLLNLFYSKGGTMGLRLQAILLKAPSLPSINMTRDVVIQCLMVYLGESTDQLLKEYDDADEDSVSQDLAVQRMKIYNIKTNTSEVPGDIGIVIEGMKVLTALGNFPRACSLLVGLAYAVNLAYPKELRYTLEVFQKLFLKLDCLNLPPKVNSVKNKLLA; via the exons ATGACCGAATTGAGAAGTTGGTACTTCCATCAGGAATCCCGCAGTGTACAGTCAGATGATTTAACCCAGAAG ATCCAGGATGAGTTTCACAGAATCACAACTGTGCACCTTGAATCAAAGTGCATGTCCAAGCTGGATGAATACACTCCCAGGCTTCTGAACCTCTTCTACTCCAAGGGCGGAACCATGGGGTTGAGGCTGCAGGCTATCCTACTCAAG GCCCCAAGCCTTCCAAGCATCAACATGACCAGAGATGTTGTCATTCAGTGTTTGATGGTGTACCTTGGGGAATCGACGGATCAACTCTTAAAAGAGTATGAT GATGCTGATGAAGACAGTGTGTCACAGGACCTTGCTGTACAGAGGATGAAAATCTACAACATCAAGACTAATACTTCAGAGGTTCCCGGCGACATCGGTATTGTGATCGAGGGCATGAAAGTTCTGACTGCTCTGGGTAACTTTCCAAGGGCTTGCTCCTTGCTCGTTGGGTTGGCATATGCAGTGAACCTCGCCTATCCAAAGGAGCTCAGGTACACGCTTGAAGTCTTCCAGAAACTCTTCCTCAAGCTGGATTGTTTGAATTTGCCCCCAAAAGTGAACAGCGTCAAGAATAAGCTACTAGCTTAA
- the LOC141779329 gene encoding chemerin-like receptor 1: protein MEMTNASSYHINTTDVSRNNGSTNIDKYAELKKSLRTLSLVVYCLAFVLGVLGNGLVIWVTGFKMKKTVNTVWFLNLAVADFLFTAFLPLSVTYIALDFHWPFGKFMCKLATTINSLNIFASVYILMVISVDRCVSVVWPVWAQNHRSVRKASCVSLGVWVLALILSIPYFIFRDTGLKPSKDAIICFNNFALSDDYKTPSVIQLGQLRHEAMTITRFLLGFVVPFTVIVSCYAVIIHRIRRNRTLASKSSRPFKIIAAVITTFFLCWAPYHIIHLIEMVNFRPTNRSITLRHVTIIGGPLATNLAFFNSVLNPLLYVFMGQDFKDKVCKSILTVLETAFREEVSGSHTDTKSADTSRSREMSALNTEV, encoded by the coding sequence ATGGAGATGACCAATGCCTCTTCCTATCACATCAATACAACAGATGTATCTAGAAATAATGGCTCTACAAATATTGACAAGTATGCAGAGCTGAAAAAGTCTCTCCGCACCTTGTCCCTCGTTGTTTACTGTCTGGCCTTTGTCCTTGGTGTGCTCGGGAATGGATTGGTTATCTGGGTGACCGGGTTCAAGATGAAGAAAACCGTTAACACAGTTTGGTTCCTCAACCTGGCTGTGGCCGACTTCCTCTTCACAGCGTTCCTGCCTCTGAGTGTGACCTACATCGCTTTGGATTTCCACTGGCCTTTTGGCAAGTTCATGTGCAAACTTGCCACCACTATAAACTCCCTGAACATCTTTGCCAGTGTCTACATTCTGATGGTGATCAGTGTGGAcagatgtgtgtctgtggtgtggCCCGTCTGGGCCCAGAACCACCGGAGTGTACGCAAGGCTTCCTGTGTGAGTCTGGGTGTTTGGGTACTGGCTCTGATTCTCAGCATTCCGTACTTCATCTTCAGGGACACTGGGCTGAAACCCAGTAAGGACGCCATCATCTGCTTCAACAACTTTGCTCTTTCTGATGACTATAAAACACCGTCTGTGATTCAGCTGGGACAGCTTCGTCATGAGGCCATGACCATCACCCGCTTCCTCCTGGGATTTGTTGTCCCCTTCACTGTCATTGTCTCCTGTTATGCTGTGATAATCCATCGTATCAGAAGAAACCGCACCCTGGCCAGCAAGTCAAGTCGCCCCTTTAAGATCATCGCCGCAGTTATCACCACTTTTTTCCTGTGCTGGGCTCCGTATCACATCATTCATTTAATTGAGATGGTGAATTTCAGGCCTACTAATCGTAGTATAACATTGCGCCATGTCACCATTATTGGTGGTCCTTTAGCAACTAACCTGGCTTTTTTCAACAGTGTCCTGAACCCACTGCTGTATGTGTTCATGGGACAAGATTTCAAGGATAAAGTCTGCAAATCCATCCTGACTGTATTGGAGACTGCCTTCCGGGAAGAGGTTTCTGGCTCTCACACCGACACAAAGTCAGCGGACACCAGTCGGAGCAGAGAGATGTCAGCTCTTAATACTGAAGTTTAA